From Nicotiana tabacum cultivar K326 chromosome 22, ASM71507v2, whole genome shotgun sequence, one genomic window encodes:
- the LOC107824461 gene encoding protein RETICULATA-RELATED 4, chloroplastic, translating into MAAIATATATSYLNTCSFSHSQSSTFRFSSLTYQTNFPTFSLKFHSHPPRTSFPIFSNHGGNSNFGGGEGGGGGGGGKDDEDAGERNKNEAIMALAEAERSLDSLPKDLAAAIEAGKIPPAVVSRYLELEKSPFLRWLLGFGGFKERLLADDLFLTKVAIECGIGIFTKTAAELEKRRENFKNELDFVCADVVMAIVADFMLVWLPAPTVILRPSLAIGAGPLSRIFYNCPDNAFQVVLAGTSYTFLQRIGAIVRNGAKLFAVGSGASLIGTGVTNALINARKAIDKTFAGEAEDLPVLPTSAAYGVYMAVSSNLRYQILAGVIEQRILEPLLHKHKIILGALCFVFRTGNTFLGSLMWVDFARWIGIQRSREQKET; encoded by the exons ATGGCGGCCATCGCCACCGCCACGGCCACCTCCTACCTCAATACCTGCTCTTTCAGCCACTCTCAATCTTCAACTTTTCGCTTCTCATCCCTTACTTACCAAACCAACTTTCCTACTTTTTCTCTTAAATTCCATTCTCACCCTCCTCGTACTTCTTTCCCCATCTTCAGTAATCACGGCGGTAACAGTAATTTCGGCGGCGGAGAAGGAGGTGGTGGAGGTGGAGGAGGGAAGGATGATGAAGATGCAGGGGAGAGGAACAAGAACGAAGCAATAATGGCTTTGGCTGAAGCTGAAAGATCACTGGACAGCTTGCCTAAGGACTTGGCTGCTGCAATTGAGGCCGGGAAAATACCTCCGGCCGTCGTTAGCCGGTACTTGGAGCTCGAAAAATCACCTTTTCTCCGGTGGCTGCTTGGCTTTGGCGGGTTTAAAGAACGGCTGCTGGCTGATGATCTCTTCTTGACTAAAGTTGCTATTGAGTGTGGCATTGGCATCTTTACTAAG ACTGCTGCAGAGCTGGAAAAGCGGAGGGAGAATTTCAAAAACGAGCTGGACTTTGTCTGTGCTGATGTG GTAATGGCCATTGTTGCTGATTTCATGCTGGTCTGGCTCCCAGCTCCGACTGTTATTCTCCGTCCTTCTCTTGCAATTGGTGCTGGGCCTCTAAGTAGAATTTTCTACAACTGCCCCGACAACGCATTTCAG GTTGTGTTAGCTGGTACTTCCTATACATTTCTACAGAGAATAGGCGCTATAGTG AGAAATGGGGCCAAACTATTTGCAGTTGGTTCAGGCGCATCTCTG ATTGGTACAGGTGTAACAAACGCTTTAATCAACGCACGAAAGGCTATTGATAAAACCTTTGCTGGTGAAGCTGAGGATTTACCCGTTCTGCCGACCAGTGCTGCATATGGTGTTTACATGGCAGTCTCAAGCAACCTTAG GTACCAAATCCTTGCTGGAGTTATTGAACAACGAATATTGGAGCCATTGCTACACAAGCACAAGATCATACTTGGTGCACTATGCTTCGTTTTCCGAACTGGCAATACCTTTTTGGGATCATTAAT GTGGGTGGATTTTGCACGTTGGATTGGAATCCAAAGGTCACGAGAACAAAAAGAAACTTAG